GGGTTACCTCAAGGAGGttagctctaataccaagtTAGAAATAATCATGCATAAGgaagaaatagtgtatattttgatatataaaaaGAGTATAAAGAGAGCCTATTTATAGACATAAAcagagaaaatcaaagaaaattaaatcaaatatgTATAACCAAAATAGATATGGTAAATTAGAGGAAATATACTAGACATCTGTAAGAGATATCCTAATATTCTAATATTGCTAATGGTTGAATATGCAAAGCTCTCGAGGAATAAAAATGGAGAGGAAGCTAAAGAAATCGAAGCAGAGGAGAATGATAAGGGGAAGGTGAAGGGATCAGGTGCATCGAAAACCACGAAGCATCTGTGGGCTGGAGCTATTGCTGCAATGGTCTCGAAGTCTCTTTATccctctctttaattttttttctgtataaaccaaaaaaaaaaaaaaaaaaaattggtaggTTCAGGTTCTGCCCTAGGACCGGCAAATTCGGTTCAAAGTTGGatccaaattccaaaatttgggaCCGCCCTAACAAAGTGACTCTAGAAAACCGATCACGCCTAGTCTATTGCACTCTACTCATTAACAAAAGAACCAACGGAATCTCTCACAAATAGGTGTTTGGGACACAAGGGcttgaaataaatttcctaaaagTACTCACGAGGGTCCCGACCCCACtcaaatcaaaattcacataagATCTAGGTTAAAAGAGATGTTTTTGCCACAAAACTGCATATTCGATATTCCTGTCAATTTGACGGCTTATTCCTGGGCAGGAGTCCTTTCGCATCGTGGCTATTATGGTCCTCCTTGTCTTGACGCCCAATTTTGATGGCAGAGGTGCACATCACCAATGATAGAATTTCATCTCGGCGGCCGAAAGCCTTGTCTATCCTattggaaaagtgcaatttGGAATccgaaaaagaaatcaaatccgGCGGACtgtaaaagaaaaccaaaagagcCGAAATTCAAGCCCACGGTCCGGATAATTTGGGCTCGTAAAGGCCTGAAAACTTAACGCCTAGAAACTCATCATGTCCCCCAAGACTGATGCTCAATTGGATTTGAGATgccaacttctttttcttccctctttccGTCTCTTTTGGCCTACGTTTTTTATGATGAGGATCACCAAAGAGCTACCTTCCATAGGAAACTTAAACACTCTCAAAGCTGATCGGCCATCACGTCACAATAATGGGGCAGTTGACCTGTAGGGGAGGTGGCATTATGAGATCCAACCACACTTAAGTGAGGACGTTGTTGGAGTACCCGATCCATGCAAATGTGACATTCATGTCAACGCATTTACATTGATTCTGCTCGCAGCGACTTGACTGTTGTCACTTGATGTCTCGAGCTTTGACATCCATTGCTGAGCAATTTAGAGATGAGACCCCTTGCCCTATATGCTTTCATTGAATTTTAAGCAGTAATATCAAGTgtaaattaatattattagaACTCTCGAAATAGCACTATCATGatacatttatttcaaattaatttttatctcacgaaaaaaaaatctcaaaccagtGTCATTGACCCACATCTACTTGGCATCTAATGTGGAAGGTATCTTTGGATCTAAGGTACTAGTGTGGGATTTTTTGCAAGACGAAAAtcaatttgaggtaaatatgaAATTGGGGTATCAGTCTGGAATTTTAATAGTCCTATTCCTCCAAATTttgaggagagaaaaaggaaaatgttctAAATATTGAGTGCATGTACTTCCGAAGTTATGTGTTAGGTCACAAAAAAGCCCTAATAGCCAGTGGAAAGAGAAGGTAACAAAGAATTGAAAATCGAGCTCATTATAATTGTTGGACTCAATTGCAACTCAAAGAACTAAACTTATTCGATTTTGTGAATTAACCCGATGATTAGTTGCTCTTTATTTTAGATATTCGATGCAGGATATTCTTTATGTAATTATACCCATACAAGAGGAATCAGAATCACAAAAAAGCCGCTAGGTCATGCTTTCACGGTTCAATATAAGCCCCACATACTCAACCTGCAAAAGTAGCAATTCTAATCAACTATGTAAAAGTAGGGCCCAAATCAAGATCTTTTCAAGAGAGAGAACACTTGggaccctccctccctccctgaAATCTTATGTAGGATTTATTTTGTGAACTTAGGAGTGCTCTGTCCAAACTCCTATTATAATCTCATCTGGGACAACTACATCGTATATagtatttacttattttttttatgtgtcgTCGTGTGAATCTCTATCTATGTGTCTTTTGTGTGGCAGACAATTTCAGCAATTTTTACGGGAGGGCCCGTACATTGGGCTTTCTGCTATTGAACAACTTGCCATATACCATACAAAGATATATGCTtcccaaggataaagaaaggaGCACCCATAATTTACCTCTTACAAGTTGAAGGCccactacaaaaaaaaaaaaaaaaaaaaaaaaaaaaaatgacagaaTATTATGGATGATGATAATTCTCATGCTCTTTTGGATCAAAGACCTTATCTATTCCACAAAActacaaagaaacaaaaaaatggcAACTGGCAATGTCACATGCCACAGTGCAAAGAACAAGCGCCAACAGATGAAATTGACACAATGGGAAGTACTTGACTGAACAAATTTCTGCTGAGCTAATGGTTGATTAAGTACAGTTGATCATACGGCGAAGCGCGGGTTACCAGCGAGAGCGCTAGCAGCAACGCGATTAAGAAAAAGACGAGCGATGGGAGAGCGCGCAATGACGAGCTCTCGGAGATCTCCGACGAATCCACCGCCAAGGGCATCCCGTCGCTGTTGAGCGTGCACGACTGAGGGTGGGAGGAGCTCTCCTCGGCCATCATGAGGGCTCGTAAGACCGCGGAGACGGTGTGGATGTAGGCGGTCCGGTTCTTGGCGAGGAGCCACGTGAGACCCATCAGCTGGCAATCCTTGTTGCGCATCTTGGTGGTCCTCTCCTCCTCCAGTTTGCTTGAGTCTGAAGTGTTCCTGTTGAGCTGCAAACAGGAGATGGCGCTGATTGGACTCCAAAGGagaattgtttggtgaatcgagGATTAAATACTCCAACTAAGTAGGTGCGACATCGAAATCAGAGTCAATTCCATGCCTCACTTGAGGCCTCTCTAACAGACAAAAGAAACATTTGCCGAAACGGGTcgcttaaaataaacaaatctTGACCAATCGACTGAAGCTGATAGAAAAAGAAGCTATTAAGGAGACAACACTTAGGCTTCAAGCTATGACAGAGACGCATTCGAAGCCCTACTTTTGTTTGCTCTTTTAGTCCTTTCCCTTCACAATTACGCTTGAACAGAAATTGCATTGTCGATCCAACTTTGCAAGAGATGCAAGATTAATAAGATCTTAAGCATGAGGTTCCCAAAACGCCTATCAATGTCAGAATTAGCAATTCATGAGCGACAATGTTCTGAAGCAGAGTCATCCATGTGCTTTCTATACCAGCACAGATTGAGATCAAAACagaccaaaaagcatagaagtcTTCGGCAACATGCTATTTTGATTCATTTCTTGGTCATGGTCATTGAGGCAAAATGCTTTCACTACTCGACCTTCTCTAGTTTCTTTACTACTCATTTCTTCAAATGAGGCTTGAGAAGTAACGTCTTAAAGCATATTCAAGATCACATTTTCTTAAAGCATATTCAAGATCACATTTTCGGACAATCCCGGAAAACGATTTTGAGCAATTAGCCTATTGTAACATGCCTAGAGTCCAACCAGACTCAAGTACTAACTCAGCAAGCTCTATACATTCTTGCATGGTGCCCCTCTCAGGCTCTCAGCACCTAAATTGCAgaagataaagagaaaagaagggaacTTTACCAACCCCAGTCGCATTCCAGACATACCCACCAATCGAAATCGAAATTGCAGCAGCAAGAAAACCGCAGAATCGTGCGCTAAATTAGCAAGAATTTGAGACTCTGCTGAAATGACTGACCTGGTGGAGACCCTTCAGGCACTTGGAGCACCCGCCGAGACCCGGAAACCCGTTCCCACTCCGGCAGTCTCGCTCCAGCCTCCTTACGCTCTCGTCCCCGACCAGCTTCCCCCGCCGGTTCACCGAGAACGCCGCGGGGCAGCTCATGGGGTGCAGCCTTATGCCGCAGTAGCAGTACACGACGTCGCACGTCTCGTTCGGCCGCGCCAGCGCCACCCCTCTCTCCCTGaacgccttcccgagcccgtcCACGCACGTCTCCGAGTCGTCCGGCAGCAGCGGCATGTCGTACGCCGGCGTCCGGCCCCCGGCCCCTCCGCCGGCGGCGCCGGCTGCTGCGGCGGCGCTGCCCAGGGCGGTGGAGGAGTAGGCGGAGTAGAGCCACGCGGCCAGCACGGGGCAGCACCGGGTGCGCTGGAGGTCCCCCcacgagccgccgccgccgcaagCGGACCGGACGCCGCGGAAGAGCTCGTCGGGGAGGTCCAGGGGGCAGCCCGCGGCGGCGGACTGCTCCGGGAAGGCGGGGATGGTGGCGGCCGGTGATGGGTTCACATGGAGTGGCTGGACAATggccggctccggctccgggtGGTCCGCGGTGGAGAGAGCCGGCGAGAGAAcggtgaggaggaggaggaggatcgaGATCAAGAATGGTGGGTGGAGGGACAttggtagagagagaaaaagaagagagagaaagagaggaggaaggaaTGAGGAGGAGGGATGAAGGAGAGCTTCAATGGggtcttttgcttttttgtgtGCAAAGGAGAGAGGGACGATGATGAGTGTAAATTGATGAAAGGTGgtcgaaaaaaaagaagagagagagagagagagagagaggaggagacaGGATGGTGGGGCTTGGAGTAAGCTTTGGAACCCCTGCTTTACTCCTTTGAGGTGCTGCTGCAGCATTTAGTACAGCAGTCGGCTCCAAACGACAATGGCAATCTTgctgtgaaaattgaaatttcgacATTGGATCGAACTTGTTGACCATACTTACTTAGAAATATGTCAATTCTGAAGACAATGCTTACACATAAATCATTCATGAAGGTGTATGTTTAACTCGTgaacaaaaatcttttaaaaaataaatacaaaatattgATTTGAGTATTTATTACATGCATGACAGCATTGACCGATTATCTCGACATAATCGATGCACGAAATTTTCGTTTTCTCTGAGAATGGGTCCAAATTCAAGTACTATCTTTCGAGTAGTCATTTGTAGGGGGGTTGGAAGGTAGTATCATGGAGAAATCATTCATGAAGGTGTTGGGTAGTTTGGATGGGGTAGGAGAGAATCTTGATACTAAGCCATGTTCATGGAGACCTTTTTTGCCATATATGTTCACGTAAAACAGAATTAGCTGTAATGATGATAGTATGTTTCCTACGTGAaaaagtcaaccaaaacttgATGATGAATGTCGAAAGATCGACCGAGTAATTAAACATTTCGGATCCAACACAAGATATTATGTACCTCAAGCACAGCATCTCGCACAATAATACTTAAAACCCATGCTCACTGCTTTATGAATAAAGTCTTATCCAATATATGTGGATAGAGCAATTTGCATGCATCTATATGAGAATTAGTAAAGTCGAAGATTTGAATATATTGTAttatcgaaaaagaagaaataaacaactTGGATGAAAGTAtgcagttttgttttttaagtgATGAAATTAGTTTCATCATTCCTTTTTAAGGCCATAGAgtacaaattttcaatttgccTATCCAGTGCATGGTATGGATGTTGGAATTCACAAGAACATTCGAAATCACATCTATAGCAATTTTACTCGCTTCTATAATCGATTGAAAGACAATATTGTTGATGACACATGTGTcctttttcactttgaattgAATATCCAGGAAAGATGACATCTTGTCATGTGGGTTTACAGTTAAACATTAATCAAATGATGAGATTAAAGGGCTAGTTTAGATCTATCATTAGCTAGCTTGCATTTGACTAGTGTGTGCGGTGGGGATTCAAATTTCAGTGTGTGTCCTTGCAGTTGTGGCTAAGATTGAAGGTGTAAGTTGGGCTATGAAAGGGCCATGGTGGCTATTGTTGCTTGGCAAATCAATGGGACCATGGCATATTTCTACTATTGAAAACGTCACTCACTTATTGACAATTGCCAATGTGGGTATAGAAAAATAGTTCATTTGATTATGAATATAACCCGTTTGTTTAGACACCCATttgcaaattctaatttttttcgtttttattattttcttcgcCGGAATCACATCAATTATCTTGAAGAGAGTAATTATGCATACGAACTATTCTATGTCGCAGTTAGAAATCATACAAAAGGATGGAGACTAATATAGATGTTCATATATATTGAAATCACCATTTTTCTTGGTCAATCATTCCAATTAACTGACCTataattatgttgaatacaataATTTTTGTGGGAAATGAAATTCTTTGTGAACAACCCTGATATTAATtcgattattttattcaatttgtgAGATTGGTGGGACATTTCATGAACCCGACATTCATCCTATCTCGGTAGGACCGAAATCGGAATCGTGAAAGCCACTTGACGGATGATGTTGTATCAAATCGAGTGGTATTCGAGGGAGTCACAGGTGCCAAGCCAgggattttttttgttcaattctTCACGAGACTCGACTCGTGTGTGTTCGAGACAAAACCCTGAGAGGTCCACGCCAACATGATCGGCTGGCGAATTGGACAGACCAGTCTGACCATGGTTGTGACAGGACTTCATGGCACGCTTCGATATGtgccaaaaaggaagagaatgcATTCCCcctgcataaaaaattaaatacgGATGGTATCCTAAGATAGTAATTGTTTTATTGCACTAGTAATTATTTCCAATGTAAGTAGCTTTCATTACCacgaaagcaaaaaaaaaaaaatcctagatAGAGACATAAATAAGTTCCTATTATATTATGTTGCActtgttattttaatttgtgGATAGTTACCTAATTGACTATAAACCTAACGTACAAATGCTAATTCAAttctcaacttttcaattttgctaatttaattctaaatctttgtgcaaaatttctaatGTAATCCTCCCAATCAATTTTCACTGGAAATCGCTGACTAATGGTAGTCTAGTTACCATTGATCGTCCTATATGACACACTGTCACGTTAACGATTTCCGGTGAGAATTGGCCGATAGAAATACATTCAAATTTTTCcacaaaagtttaggactaaattgaaaaaattaaaagtttagaactcaattagtaTATGTTCGATAGGTTTAAGATAGATTAGATAACGTCACATTTTAATTTGGGATAAGGGCTTCGGTGAAAGAAAGATTTTGGGATGGGGGTTTCTGGCGAAGTAAGTGATCATAGTACAAAAGATACCATAGTTTATACTAATCAGAATATAAAACTATAGTTTTAAGGTAAACAATTCGTTGGGGATTCCCTAATATCGATGAATAACTCTTAAAAACTGCTTACATAGCCGTAGCTCGTATGTTCTAGTTTTTGGATTTTAGTAGCATGACTCAGAGATTCTTTTTTCGgtcaaaatctgaaaaaaaaaaaaaaggagaatttcGTCATTAATAATTATCACACTAGTACCCAACATTCTTTATCGCAGGCATTCCACTAACAATATTCTTCTGTCCGTCTGGAATTTCGAAAATATTAAACtagaaaaacatgaaaagatGCATCATTCGAGTGGGGCCTCCTCAGCAACAAACAATGAATTGAGTCCTTTGATGTGAAATTCCTTTTATTCGAGTATCAGTAATATATCCAATATCACTCGAGCTTTCAGGTTGGAGTTTGTTAACGATAATTCCAACCtgtcattcataaaaataactTGTTAGATGTTCTGTGTGGATGAAATATTTTGTGTTCATTTATACAAAATGAGTCGGAATTGGACATGAATTAGAAGGATTAgtattacaaaaaatctcaaatcagtGTATCCGTGATCAATTtagccaaattaattt
The nucleotide sequence above comes from Eucalyptus grandis isolate ANBG69807.140 chromosome 2, ASM1654582v1, whole genome shotgun sequence. Encoded proteins:
- the LOC120290130 gene encoding uncharacterized GPI-anchored protein At4g28100-like, encoding MSLHPPFLISILLLLLTVLSPALSTADHPEPEPAIVQPLHVNPSPAATIPAFPEQSAAAGCPLDLPDELFRGVRSACGGGGSWGDLQRTRCCPVLAAWLYSAYSSTALGSAAAAAGAAGGGAGGRTPAYDMPLLPDDSETCVDGLGKAFRERGVALARPNETCDVVYCYCGIRLHPMSCPAAFSVNRRGKLVGDESVRRLERDCRSGNGFPGLGGCSKCLKGLHQLNRNTSDSSKLEEERTTKMRNKDCQLMGLTWLLAKNRTAYIHTVSAVLRALMMAEESSSHPQSCTLNSDGMPLAVDSSEISESSSLRALPSLVFFLIALLLALSLVTRASPYDQLYLINH